One Thermincola ferriacetica DNA window includes the following coding sequences:
- the cobM gene encoding precorrin-4 C(11)-methyltransferase: protein MKVYFIGAGPGDPELITVKGAKAIESADVIIYAGSLVNKEILKYARPEAKIYNSAHMNLDEVLTVMKEGCREGKIIARVHTGDPSIYGAIQEQMDALKNMNIPYEVIPGVSSFVAAAASLKQEYTLPDVTQTVILTRLEGRTEVPEKERLRKLARYRATMCIFLSVHAIEEVAEELKEGYPPDTPVVVIQKASWPDERIVRGTLDDIAGKVREANITKTALIIVSDVFRGQYALSKLYDKNFSHGYREGQS from the coding sequence ATGAAAGTATATTTTATAGGCGCCGGGCCGGGCGACCCGGAACTGATTACTGTCAAAGGAGCTAAGGCCATAGAAAGCGCCGATGTAATCATCTACGCCGGTTCTCTTGTAAACAAGGAAATACTTAAATATGCGCGCCCGGAAGCCAAAATTTACAACAGCGCCCATATGAATCTCGACGAGGTTTTGACGGTAATGAAAGAGGGCTGCCGCGAAGGAAAAATCATTGCCCGGGTGCACACCGGTGACCCCAGCATATACGGCGCAATACAGGAACAGATGGATGCTTTAAAGAATATGAATATACCTTACGAAGTGATCCCCGGCGTAAGTTCATTCGTCGCGGCAGCGGCTTCGTTGAAGCAGGAATACACGCTGCCCGATGTAACGCAAACAGTGATCCTGACCAGGCTGGAAGGAAGAACTGAAGTGCCGGAAAAAGAACGGCTGCGCAAATTAGCCCGTTACCGGGCGACAATGTGTATTTTCTTAAGCGTGCATGCTATTGAAGAGGTAGCAGAGGAATTAAAAGAAGGTTACCCGCCTGATACACCTGTAGTCGTAATTCAAAAGGCATCCTGGCCGGACGAGAGAATTGTCCGGGGGACCCTCGATGACATAGCCGGTAAGGTAAGGGAAGCCAATATCACCAAGACAGCCCTAATTATAGTCAGTGATGTCTTCCGGGGACAGTATGCCTTATCCAAATTGTATGACAAGAATTTCAGCCATGGTTACCGGGAGGGACAGAGTTGA
- the cobI gene encoding precorrin-2 C(20)-methyltransferase has product MAGKLYGLGVGPGDPELLTLKAWRVLQSVDVLCVPKSRAEKESLALSIVKKAVEKQFDILELLFPMSTDNEVLARHWDQAAVQVISELRKGRQVAFITIGDPMFYSTYAYLLERIKGSHPEIKVETIPGVTAFAACSAFINEALTEGEEKLAVIPAAYGIEELKEIVKKFENIVLMKVNRIYDEVVQLLREEKLLDKAVFVSRCGYPDQFYTTDLESLVGKDKDYMSIMIIRKAGWRRL; this is encoded by the coding sequence ATGGCAGGAAAACTTTACGGTTTGGGGGTAGGGCCGGGCGACCCCGAACTATTGACGCTCAAAGCCTGGCGGGTTTTACAAAGCGTCGATGTGCTGTGTGTACCGAAGTCAAGAGCTGAAAAAGAAAGCCTGGCATTATCCATTGTCAAAAAGGCTGTTGAAAAACAGTTTGACATTTTGGAATTACTGTTTCCCATGTCTACCGACAATGAAGTTTTGGCCAGACACTGGGACCAGGCCGCCGTACAGGTAATAAGCGAACTGCGGAAAGGCAGGCAGGTAGCCTTTATTACTATTGGCGATCCCATGTTTTACAGTACATATGCCTATTTATTGGAACGCATTAAAGGCAGCCACCCGGAAATCAAGGTAGAGACAATTCCGGGAGTGACGGCTTTTGCCGCTTGTTCTGCCTTTATAAATGAAGCCCTAACGGAAGGCGAAGAAAAGCTGGCCGTTATTCCGGCAGCTTACGGCATAGAAGAGCTCAAAGAGATTGTCAAAAAATTTGAAAACATTGTTCTGATGAAGGTAAATAGAATTTATGATGAAGTGGTACAACTGCTGCGGGAGGAAAAACTGCTGGACAAGGCAGTTTTTGTAAGCAGGTGTGGTTATCCCGACCAGTTTTATACAACAGATTTGGAATCGTTAGTTGGCAAGGACAAGGACTATATGTCCATTATGATTATCAGGAAAGCGGGTTGGAGGAGATTATAA
- the cbiT gene encoding precorrin-6Y C5,15-methyltransferase (decarboxylating) subunit CbiT — translation MNEKRWPYSTPGVDDALFVRGDVPMTKKEVRVISLAQAKIQPNSIIYDIGAGTGSFTVEAAICAPEGRVYAIEKEQAGIDLISRNVDKFGLTNVEIIHGTAPQALHGLPRPDVVFLGGSGGNLREILTRITEVLLPGGRLVANVLVLEHLAELVSFLKAGSFTEMEITQVAVSKAAPLGIKHMFKGSNPVYVISARRDSSQ, via the coding sequence ATGAATGAAAAAAGGTGGCCCTACAGTACGCCGGGAGTGGATGATGCACTTTTTGTCCGGGGCGATGTGCCGATGACAAAAAAAGAGGTCCGGGTTATTTCCTTGGCCCAGGCTAAAATACAACCAAACTCTATTATCTACGACATTGGGGCCGGTACCGGTTCTTTTACCGTAGAAGCGGCAATTTGTGCTCCGGAAGGCCGAGTTTATGCCATAGAAAAAGAGCAGGCCGGTATTGATTTGATTTCCCGCAATGTAGATAAGTTTGGTTTAACAAATGTGGAAATAATCCACGGGACCGCTCCACAGGCACTGCACGGTCTGCCCAGGCCAGACGTGGTCTTTCTTGGCGGCAGCGGCGGAAACCTGCGGGAAATCTTAACAAGAATAACAGAGGTTTTGCTTCCCGGAGGCAGGTTAGTGGCTAATGTACTGGTGTTGGAGCATTTGGCCGAATTGGTAAGTTTTTTGAAGGCCGGAAGTTTTACAGAAATGGAAATTACCCAGGTTGCTGTTTCTAAGGCGGCTCCGCTGGGCATAAAACATATGTTCAAAGGCAGTAATCCAGTTTATGTGATTTCTGCCCGTAGGGATAGTTCCCAATAA
- the cbiE gene encoding precorrin-6y C5,15-methyltransferase (decarboxylating) subunit CbiE, whose translation MEDLLTVVGVGPGSESYLTPLARQVIDEAEVIVAGERLLEAFAGEGKSTFVIKNNLEDVVNFIKKNLKEKKVAVLASGDPGMYGILNFLLRHFSPEQMEVIPGISSVQLACARLRISWHDAVITSVHGREIKGLVDLVRNHDKVITLTDYRLTPAVVAQELIVAGVVGKKVWVCQNLSYSNEFVREFSLESLAKSPGYPGSVMVIVNYEHKVGGPDE comes from the coding sequence GTGGAAGATTTGTTAACGGTAGTTGGTGTGGGCCCGGGCAGCGAAAGCTATCTGACTCCCTTGGCCCGGCAGGTCATCGATGAGGCAGAGGTAATTGTTGCCGGAGAACGGTTGTTAGAAGCTTTTGCAGGCGAAGGGAAATCCACCTTTGTTATCAAAAACAATTTAGAGGATGTAGTGAACTTTATCAAGAAAAACTTAAAGGAAAAGAAAGTTGCCGTTTTGGCTTCCGGCGACCCCGGCATGTACGGTATTCTAAATTTTTTGTTAAGGCATTTCTCTCCTGAACAGATGGAGGTCATTCCGGGTATTAGTTCTGTCCAGTTGGCCTGTGCCAGGCTGCGCATATCCTGGCATGATGCGGTGATTACCAGTGTGCATGGCCGGGAAATCAAGGGTCTGGTTGACCTGGTGCGCAACCACGATAAAGTTATTACCCTGACTGATTACCGGCTGACGCCGGCGGTGGTAGCGCAGGAACTGATAGTCGCCGGTGTGGTGGGCAAAAAGGTATGGGTGTGCCAAAACTTGTCATACAGTAATGAGTTTGTCCGTGAGTTTAGCCTGGAAAGCCTGGCCAAATCGCCGGGGTACCCGGGAAGTGTTATGGTGATAGTAAATTATGAGCATAAAGTTGGTGGTCCGGATGAATGA
- the cbiD gene encoding cobalt-precorrin-5B (C(1))-methyltransferase CbiD translates to MGEISKKSHNIALRCGITTGASAAAAAGAATALLSRGERLEFYKVVNPTGQELVVKIKSVRLDGDKATGIVVKDGGDDPDTTHGLDIVAEVSFIPGTGVEITSGPGVGTVTKPGLQVPVGQPAINPVPRQMITEAVKRELPEGFGARVCISIPMGEEVARRTLNPKLGIVNGLSVLGTTGIVEPMSEDSFKRSLAPQISIAKANGFRTVCLTPGRLGEKWAVEKLGLPVDCVAQMSNFVGYMLEVCVKEGIEGVILVGHHSKLTKIAAGCFHTHNRVADARLETLAAHAALMGASRQVVDTLMRSNTAEEGYQVLKENNLLGVFNRIADAASRRAAEYVYGDLQVGTVLFTMQGDIVAYDANARELGKKLGWKIC, encoded by the coding sequence GTGGGGGAAATAAGCAAAAAAAGCCACAACATCGCCCTGCGTTGCGGAATTACAACAGGAGCCTCGGCGGCTGCCGCGGCCGGCGCTGCAACAGCGCTGTTAAGCAGGGGAGAAAGGTTGGAGTTTTACAAGGTTGTAAACCCTACCGGCCAGGAATTGGTGGTTAAAATTAAATCGGTAAGGCTGGATGGGGACAAAGCTACTGGCATTGTGGTAAAAGACGGAGGAGATGATCCCGATACAACCCACGGGCTGGATATAGTGGCCGAAGTATCGTTTATCCCCGGCACCGGTGTGGAAATTACGTCCGGGCCAGGGGTAGGGACAGTGACAAAACCCGGGCTTCAGGTTCCGGTAGGACAGCCGGCCATCAATCCTGTGCCCAGGCAGATGATAACGGAGGCAGTAAAAAGGGAACTGCCGGAGGGCTTCGGAGCCAGGGTTTGCATTTCCATCCCTATGGGCGAGGAAGTGGCCAGAAGAACCCTTAACCCGAAACTTGGCATTGTCAATGGACTGTCTGTGCTGGGGACCACCGGGATTGTCGAACCCATGTCCGAAGACTCCTTTAAACGTTCATTGGCGCCCCAGATTTCCATAGCTAAAGCAAACGGTTTTAGAACGGTATGCCTGACCCCTGGCCGGCTCGGCGAGAAGTGGGCTGTGGAAAAGCTGGGCTTGCCCGTTGACTGCGTGGCGCAGATGAGCAACTTTGTTGGCTACATGTTGGAAGTCTGCGTTAAAGAGGGAATTGAAGGCGTCATATTGGTTGGCCACCATAGCAAGCTTACCAAGATAGCGGCCGGCTGTTTTCATACCCATAACCGGGTGGCCGATGCCAGGCTGGAAACCCTGGCGGCTCATGCAGCTTTGATGGGAGCTTCCCGGCAGGTGGTGGATACATTGATGCGCAGTAACACGGCGGAGGAAGGTTACCAGGTATTGAAAGAAAACAATCTGCTGGGGGTTTTCAATCGCATCGCAGATGCTGCCAGCCGCCGGGCGGCAGAATATGTATACGGCGACCTGCAGGTGGGGACGGTTCTCTTTACCATGCAGGGTGATATTGTTGCTTATGATGCTAATGCCCGTGAATTAGGAAAGAAGTTGGGGTGGAAGATTTGTTAA
- a CDS encoding ATP-binding protein: MDKVDSVLENLRKPGQEKNINLPGNGSAPVNNVQTGGCPLCHDRGLIISESGESAVPCQCMRQRSLLAKIKSAKISLSMLKCSFSQFNPNYYDKNSYDSTRGRSYYENAAIAYRLARQFVDRALKGERPDGIMFTGNVGSGKTFLACCIANALLEHGEELLFLVVPDLLDEIRATYDNGVHDVTEQELLDTARKVKYLILDDLGAHNYTEWTRNKLYSIINYRLNNQLPTVITTNLDLAELEQHLGDRTTSRIVQLCQVVRLLVDTDIRIQKRRSKDQNTDREI; the protein is encoded by the coding sequence ATGGACAAGGTTGATTCTGTCCTGGAGAATTTACGCAAACCTGGACAGGAAAAAAATATCAATCTACCAGGTAATGGAAGTGCTCCGGTCAACAATGTGCAGACAGGGGGGTGCCCCCTTTGCCATGACCGGGGTTTAATTATCTCTGAGAGCGGAGAGAGCGCTGTTCCCTGCCAGTGTATGAGACAGAGAAGTCTGCTGGCCAAAATTAAGAGCGCCAAGATAAGCCTTTCCATGCTGAAATGCAGCTTTAGCCAGTTCAACCCCAACTATTATGATAAAAATTCTTACGATAGTACCCGTGGGCGTTCTTATTACGAAAATGCGGCTATCGCTTATCGGCTGGCCAGGCAGTTTGTTGACAGGGCGCTGAAGGGGGAACGCCCGGACGGTATCATGTTTACCGGCAATGTGGGTAGTGGCAAGACATTCCTGGCCTGTTGTATCGCCAATGCTTTACTGGAGCATGGTGAAGAACTTTTATTTCTGGTTGTTCCGGACCTGCTTGATGAAATACGGGCAACTTATGACAATGGAGTTCACGATGTCACAGAACAGGAACTGCTGGACACGGCCCGGAAGGTAAAATATCTTATCCTGGATGACCTTGGTGCGCATAATTATACAGAATGGACCAGGAATAAACTTTACTCAATAATAAATTACAGGTTAAATAACCAACTCCCCACTGTTATAACAACTAATCTGGACCTGGCTGAACTGGAACAGCACCTGGGTGATCGGACCACTTCCCGCATAGTCCAATTGTGCCAGGTGGTGCGGTTGTTGGTTGATACTGATATCAGGATACAAAAGCGCAGGTCCAAAGACCAAAACACGGACAGAGAAATTTAG
- a CDS encoding DnaD domain-containing protein translates to MRLGGEKKGNITASFGNDLVSQGYTSIPNLVLKYYSKIGVTDSEMMLIIQLLRLKSFDNKPFPSLDQLAECMTGDSFKLKSDLAGLIEKEIISVCYYYDEETGDVMSTYSLEPLFEKISEFWACEKVKGLQQMKKALKEKELKETRSSTTIAKTEYAKVCKTFEKEFGRPMSPMELEQIGTWLEDFHGSSELILEALKRAVFMGKHNFKYIDSILLEWQKNNLKTVRAVLEYENNFRQRQASKGKRGKQGEAEQKAKDKFRLLYL, encoded by the coding sequence ATGCGGTTAGGCGGAGAAAAAAAGGGGAACATTACTGCATCTTTCGGTAACGATCTGGTTTCCCAGGGTTATACGAGCATACCTAATTTGGTGTTAAAGTATTATTCCAAGATAGGCGTAACTGACAGCGAAATGATGCTGATTATTCAGCTTTTAAGGTTAAAATCCTTTGATAATAAGCCTTTTCCTTCCCTTGACCAGTTGGCGGAGTGTATGACCGGAGATTCCTTTAAATTAAAGAGCGACCTGGCCGGTTTGATAGAAAAAGAAATTATATCTGTCTGCTATTATTATGATGAAGAAACGGGCGACGTAATGTCTACCTATAGTTTGGAACCCTTATTTGAAAAGATCTCGGAGTTTTGGGCCTGTGAAAAAGTAAAAGGCCTGCAGCAGATGAAAAAGGCTTTAAAAGAAAAGGAATTAAAGGAGACAAGAAGTTCTACCACCATTGCCAAGACGGAATATGCCAAAGTCTGCAAGACCTTTGAAAAGGAGTTTGGCCGGCCTATGTCTCCTATGGAGCTGGAACAAATCGGTACCTGGTTGGAAGATTTTCACGGTTCTTCGGAATTGATTCTGGAGGCACTAAAAAGAGCCGTATTCATGGGCAAACATAATTTTAAATATATAGACAGTATTTTGCTGGAGTGGCAAAAAAATAATTTAAAAACTGTCAGAGCTGTTCTGGAATATGAAAATAACTTCCGGCAACGTCAGGCAAGTAAGGGAAAAAGGGGCAAACAGGGTGAAGCTGAGCAGAAAGCGAAGGATAAATTCCGTCTTTTATATCTTTGA
- a CDS encoding HD-GYP domain-containing protein: protein MKQLKVDQLEPDMILAESVYSASGKVLLAEGTKLTPDLIKRLMEMQVPRVCVNDENTIPIDPNEVLTNRVHTQALRILGTVIPADLCGSRLEDAQFRYELVAETIAKIMETKEVHELFLDLRTIDDDTLDHSITVCVLSLIVGAALKFTPDRLYMLGIGAMVHDIGKKAVPPEILAKREDLTPQETQMFQAHVKEGYRILREHGFDVPIAKVALYHHERWNGSGYVNRLAGDNIDLFSRIVQTADVYDDLIRGLTYKQKYLPHEAMEYLYGAGNFYFDVRVVKAFTSSISAYPLGSLVKLSTGEIGVVVNVQKTSAPRPIVKICYDKNNNRLDYPRQIDLSEEKTIFITKIL from the coding sequence ATGAAACAATTAAAGGTTGACCAGTTAGAACCGGATATGATTCTTGCGGAATCGGTTTATTCTGCAAGTGGCAAAGTTCTGTTAGCGGAAGGCACCAAGTTGACCCCGGACCTTATAAAACGATTAATGGAAATGCAGGTTCCCCGGGTATGTGTCAATGATGAAAATACTATTCCTATTGACCCCAACGAAGTATTAACCAACCGAGTACATACCCAGGCACTCAGAATTCTTGGAACTGTTATACCTGCCGACCTGTGTGGTTCCCGGCTGGAGGATGCGCAGTTTAGATACGAACTGGTAGCGGAGACAATTGCCAAGATAATGGAAACAAAAGAGGTACACGAGCTTTTTCTGGACTTGCGCACTATAGATGATGATACGCTGGACCATTCCATAACAGTATGCGTTTTGTCCCTTATCGTTGGCGCCGCGTTAAAATTTACGCCTGACCGGCTATATATGCTTGGCATTGGGGCAATGGTCCATGACATCGGGAAGAAAGCGGTTCCGCCTGAGATACTGGCCAAAAGAGAAGATTTGACGCCGCAGGAAACGCAAATGTTTCAGGCACACGTAAAAGAAGGCTACCGTATTTTGCGGGAACATGGGTTTGACGTACCCATAGCCAAGGTAGCATTATATCATCATGAAAGGTGGAACGGCAGCGGTTATGTAAACAGGCTGGCCGGCGATAATATCGACCTTTTTTCCCGGATAGTGCAAACAGCTGATGTTTATGATGATTTGATCAGAGGTCTCACGTACAAACAAAAGTACCTGCCTCATGAGGCCATGGAATATCTTTATGGCGCCGGAAATTTCTATTTTGATGTGCGGGTGGTAAAAGCCTTTACCAGCAGTATATCGGCCTATCCCCTGGGTAGTCTGGTCAAACTCAGCACCGGTGAAATCGGGGTAGTTGTGAACGTACAGAAAACTTCAGCGCCCAGGCCGATAGTCAAGATATGTTACGACAAAAACAATAACCGGCTCGACTATCCACGGCAGATAGACTTAAGCGAAGAAAAAACAATATTTATTACCAAGATTTTATAA
- a CDS encoding histidinol-phosphatase, producing the protein METENIKTAADLKLFGEGSTIYLADYHVHPNYSIDADDYSIENYCEKALEIGLKEICFTTHFECDPQRAHLDWLVRCRGTLAPMTGNWLDSYFEEIVRAQDKYAPMGLKVKNGLEVGYDLGLEDAIARVLRYPFDFVIGSVHCVDHVAISSARESYNYFPGKQLTDVVRKYFTTLLEGVKTGLFDVVGHMDLYRRHGLKFFGIDVENAHEGLVEPVLEEMAKRNIGMEINTSSLKHGQNEFYPGKKILLLAKEFGVSVYTTGSDSHRISELGRGIKEAVLLLEGMGLKLSTFERRCSSIIE; encoded by the coding sequence ATGGAAACAGAGAATATAAAAACGGCGGCAGATTTGAAATTATTCGGGGAGGGCTCAACTATTTACCTGGCTGATTATCACGTCCATCCCAATTATTCCATAGACGCAGACGACTATTCCATCGAAAACTATTGCGAAAAGGCCCTGGAAATAGGTTTAAAGGAAATATGTTTTACGACCCATTTTGAATGCGACCCGCAAAGGGCACATCTTGACTGGTTGGTCCGCTGCCGCGGTACCTTGGCGCCCATGACCGGGAACTGGCTGGACAGTTATTTTGAAGAAATTGTCCGGGCCCAGGATAAATATGCGCCGATGGGACTAAAGGTGAAGAACGGTTTGGAAGTGGGCTATGATTTGGGGTTGGAGGACGCCATAGCCAGGGTACTCAGGTATCCTTTTGATTTTGTTATCGGGTCTGTACATTGTGTAGATCACGTAGCCATTTCATCAGCCCGCGAGAGTTATAACTATTTCCCGGGAAAACAGTTGACAGATGTGGTGCGTAAGTATTTCACGACTTTACTGGAAGGGGTGAAGACAGGTCTTTTTGATGTTGTAGGGCACATGGACTTGTACAGGCGGCATGGATTGAAATTCTTCGGTATAGATGTGGAAAACGCCCACGAAGGTTTGGTGGAACCCGTGCTTGAGGAGATGGCTAAAAGAAATATTGGGATGGAAATAAATACGTCAAGCTTAAAGCATGGCCAGAATGAATTTTATCCGGGTAAAAAAATTCTTTTATTGGCAAAAGAATTCGGGGTTTCTGTATATACGACGGGCTCTGACAGTCATAGAATCAGTGAATTGGGCCGGGGTATTAAAGAGGCTGTGCTGCTGCTGGAGGGTATGGGATTAAAATTATCCACCTTTGAGCGGCGCTGTTCCAGTATTATCGAGTGA
- a CDS encoding N-acetylmuramoyl-L-alanine amidase family protein: MSFVRRTFPVWVVGVIFLLSICRIGLNKYREYAWQEEMYHRGIKNKVIVIDPGHGGADPGAMVGSLKEADINLSLARELKKELEGMGAKAVLTREEKGPLVPDKKMSYVKWMENLRRRREFALEEKGHILISIHSNANNSKQASGGIVYYTQFNKNNMRLASNIQEQLNLYWGADNNMLEKGLSVIAWDKMPSVLVETGFLTNPRDREVLSSYAGRKKLARAIAVGIKQYCDGLPEQ; encoded by the coding sequence ATGAGCTTTGTAAGGCGGACATTCCCGGTGTGGGTTGTCGGTGTTATTTTTCTTTTGTCTATTTGCAGGATTGGCTTAAATAAATACAGGGAATACGCTTGGCAGGAAGAAATGTATCACCGGGGAATAAAAAACAAGGTTATTGTAATTGACCCCGGCCATGGCGGGGCAGATCCCGGGGCCATGGTCGGCTCACTGAAGGAAGCAGATATTAACCTTAGCCTGGCCCGGGAACTGAAAAAGGAACTGGAAGGAATGGGAGCGAAAGCGGTACTGACAAGGGAGGAAAAGGGGCCGCTGGTGCCGGACAAGAAAATGAGTTACGTCAAGTGGATGGAAAACCTGCGGAGGAGAAGAGAATTTGCTCTTGAAGAGAAGGGCCATATATTAATAAGTATTCATAGCAACGCTAACAACAGCAAGCAGGCTTCGGGAGGCATAGTGTATTATACTCAATTCAACAAAAACAATATGAGACTGGCTTCCAATATCCAAGAGCAGTTGAACCTGTATTGGGGCGCTGATAACAACATGCTGGAAAAAGGATTGTCGGTCATAGCCTGGGACAAAATGCCCTCTGTTTTGGTGGAAACAGGCTTTCTGACGAACCCACGGGACCGGGAAGTACTGTCGAGTTATGCAGGAAGAAAAAAGTTAGCCCGGGCAATAGCAGTAGGAATAAAGCAGTATTGTGACGGATTACCGGAACAATAG
- a CDS encoding rubrerythrin family protein has translation MSTEKNLQAAFAGESQANRKYLAFAKKADEEGYPGVAKLFRAAAEAETIHAHSHLRALEGIKSTAENLQAAIDGETYEFTEMYPGFIKEADAEGAKQAKRSFELANEAEKVHAELYKKALALLEQKADTDYFVCEVCGYIHEGSAPDKCPVCGAPSNKFKNVG, from the coding sequence ATGAGTACAGAAAAAAATTTACAGGCAGCCTTTGCCGGTGAATCCCAGGCCAATCGTAAATACCTGGCTTTTGCCAAGAAAGCCGATGAAGAAGGTTATCCCGGCGTGGCCAAACTGTTCAGAGCTGCCGCTGAAGCAGAGACAATTCACGCCCACAGCCATCTGCGGGCTTTGGAGGGAATAAAATCTACTGCGGAAAACCTGCAGGCAGCCATTGACGGAGAAACTTACGAATTTACCGAAATGTATCCCGGTTTTATAAAAGAAGCTGATGCTGAAGGGGCCAAACAGGCAAAACGCTCCTTCGAACTGGCCAATGAAGCAGAAAAGGTACACGCTGAGCTTTATAAAAAGGCTTTGGCTTTGTTGGAGCAGAAGGCTGATACTGATTATTTTGTCTGTGAAGTTTGCGGCTATATTCATGAGGGCAGCGCTCCCGACAAATGCCCGGTATGCGGCGCTCCGTCAAATAAATTTAAAAATGTGGGTTAA
- a CDS encoding arsenic resistance protein, which yields MNTLKRFFLWPSNNLTTVIPIVLGLGFLTGYVYNTSFLKQYILLATFLMIFPTMIGFKLKEAFDLSHAKVLLATVLINFAIIPLIAYFLGLTFLTGEPQMFAGLAIASLLPTSGMTISWTMLHKGNVPAAVKITAVSLLIGSLLAPWYLLAMVGKLVQVDVKQTFLTISVIVFIPLILGNITHKFLMTRMTQEQFQKKVKPFFPALSVWAMLFVIFSSISMKARMIISNPTVIFTGLIVLSVFYLLNYLISTLTGRMLMDRKDAITVVYGTVMRNLSLALGLAVTTFGPKAGLIVTLAFILQVQSAAWYGKISEKLDFFREKLVKTS from the coding sequence ATGAACACATTGAAACGATTTTTTCTTTGGCCTTCCAACAATTTAACTACTGTTATTCCTATCGTTTTAGGTCTGGGATTTCTAACGGGTTACGTCTACAACACTTCTTTTCTTAAACAATATATACTGCTGGCTACGTTTCTTATGATTTTTCCTACTATGATTGGGTTCAAGTTGAAAGAGGCCTTCGACCTGTCTCATGCCAAAGTTCTTTTAGCTACTGTACTCATTAATTTTGCTATCATTCCGCTGATTGCATATTTTTTGGGTCTGACTTTTCTGACCGGTGAACCTCAGATGTTTGCCGGATTGGCCATTGCGTCTTTACTGCCCACCAGCGGTATGACTATTTCCTGGACAATGCTGCATAAAGGTAACGTTCCGGCTGCAGTAAAGATAACGGCCGTCAGTTTACTGATCGGTTCTTTGTTGGCTCCCTGGTACCTCTTGGCAATGGTTGGAAAATTGGTACAGGTAGATGTTAAGCAAACCTTCCTGACAATTTCTGTAATTGTTTTCATTCCGTTAATTTTGGGCAACATTACTCATAAATTCTTGATGACCCGCATGACCCAGGAACAGTTTCAGAAAAAGGTTAAACCTTTTTTCCCAGCTTTAAGTGTTTGGGCTATGTTGTTTGTTATTTTTTCCAGTATCAGCATGAAGGCCAGGATGATTATTTCTAACCCGACGGTTATTTTTACCGGCTTAATTGTTTTATCTGTTTTCTATTTACTTAACTACCTTATTAGCACCCTGACGGGGCGGATGCTTATGGACCGGAAAGATGCTATCACGGTGGTTTACGGGACGGTGATGCGCAATTTGTCCTTGGCCTTGGGTTTGGCCGTCACAACATTCGGACCTAAAGCCGGCTTGATTGTTACGCTTGCTTTTATTTTACAGGTTCAAAGCGCGGCCTGGTACGGCAAGATTTCAGAAAAACTTGATTTTTTCAGGGAGAAATTGGTTAAAACAAGTTAA